ACGTAAGGACCGTTCCGCTCTAAATTCCTGAACAAAACCTAATATACCATTCATAACAATGATAGCAATGATCGTTATAGCATCCAAATATTCACCCAGCAACCCTGATATCAATACCGCACCAACCAATACTAGTACCATAAAATCTTTAAATTGATTTAAAAATAATATAATAGGTGAAATCTTTTGTTTTTCGATGATCACATTTTCCCCAAACTCTTCTAGGTTCCTAGTTACTTCCTTTCCAGAAAGCCCCTCTTTGGCATTCACTCTGTATGTTTCTAACGTTTCATCTGTGCTTAGTTGGTACCATTTCCTTTGACTCATCACTTGTCCCCCTCCCTAAAACCTTGTCTAGGGTAAATGTATTCAGACAAGCCACAAATTATCACTTTTATAACGAACTTTTTAATCTTGCAAATATAGTATAAAATAAGGAGATACTTGCAAAAAAACTTTACTAAGTATTGATTTAGAAACAAGAAATGGAGCGTACAAAATATGGCTATAGACGGACTCGTTATTCACGCACTTATACACGAACTTCAAAATTGTGTAGGTGGAAGAATTAATAAAATATATCAACCCAACGAACATGACATACGTTTACATATAAGAGCCCAAGGGAAAAATCAAAAGTTAATCCTTTCAGCAAACCCCACTTATCCTAGGGCACATTTAACAGAAGGATCTTCTCGTAATCCAATGGAAGCTCCAATGTTTTGTATGTTATTAAGAAAACATTGTGAAAATGGCATTATTGAGTCCATTCACCAGATTGAACTCGAACGAATATTTCATATTAAAGTTAGACAAAGAGATGAATTAGGTGATTTTAATCGCAAAGTCATTGTAGTAGAAATTATGGGACGTCATAGTAATATTATCTTGTTAGATTTAGAAAAAAATATAATTTTTGATAGCATCCACCATATTAATGCCTTGATTAATAGACATAGAGTTGTTTTACCTGGCGCAGAATATATCACTCCTCCTGATCAAGGAAAAATAAATCCGCTAAATTGTTCAGAGGATCAAATGAATGAGTTATTTAGAAATACAGAGTTTGGAGAGGAAGAAAAATCTTGGCAGTTTATCCTAAATAACTTTAGCGGGATCAGTCCTATTACTGCAAAGGAAATCGTCAGTCGGTGTGAAATTTCATTAAATTGTTTAGTAAACGAACTTCTAAAGAATGAACAACAAAAGCAAAAATTAATAAAAACATTTATAAGACTTATGCAGCAATTAAAAAATAATCAATATCAGCCCACTATCTTAGAAACCTCCAATAAAATCTTATTTAATATTTTAGAGCTTACACATGTTCAAGGGAAGATGACATCCTTCAACTCCATTCATCAATGTTTGGATGAGTATTTTGGAAGCAAAGTTGAAAGAGATATTATGCGACAAAAGGTAGGGGATCTTCTAAAATTAATTCAAAATGAAAAAAATAAAAATATAAAGAAACTTAAAAAACTAAACAGAACAATAGAGCAAGCTGAGGAAGCAGATATGTACCGTATTTATGGTGAACTTCTTACCGCATCTCTACATGAAATCAATCGTGGAGATAAAGAAATAGAAGTGATCAATTATTATGATGAAGATCAGAGCAAAATTAAAATCCCATTAAATCAAAAGTTATCACCTTCAGAAAATGCTCAATCTTATTTTAAAAAATATACAAAAAGCAAAAATAGTGTATCAGTAGTTAAAGAGCAAATTGAAGTAACCCAAAAAGAAGTAGAATATTTAGACACCATTCTTCAACAAATGAGTTCAGCTTCTCTTGGAGATATAGATGAAATAAAAGAGGAATTGATCGAACAAGGTTACATTCGAAAACGTAACACTGGGAAAAAGAAAAAGAAAAAAAATGACAAACCTTCTTTAACTTGTTATACCTCAAGTGAGGGAATACAAATTTATGTTGGAAAAAACAATCTCCAAAACGAGTATTTAACCAATCGTTTTGCAAGTTACAAAGATACATGGTTACATACTAAAGATATACCCGGTTCACATGTTGTTATAAAAAGTACCGAGTTTGGAGAAAAAACATTAGAAGAAGCCGCCATGATTGCAGCTTATTTCAGCAAAGCAAAGGAGTCAAGTCAAGTCCCCGTTGATTACACACTTATTCGTCATGTGCGTAAACCAAATGGCTCAAAACCTGGGTATGTGATATACGACAATCAGAAAACGGTCTTTATCACACCTGAAGAAGAAGTGATTAAAAAGATGGAGCAGTGTATGAAATAGTTGAGAGTGTTTTTGAAAGTCAATAAATAGTATGCCAAACTAATGTGGCATACTATTTTTGTACATTAAGAATTTTCTTTCATATTGTTTACTATTGCATAGTCAATCAAATCGTGCATTTTCTCAATTGCTTCATCACTAAGTAAGTATTGATCTCCATCATCTAATAAAATGACATATTCATCCACAAACTTGAGATGATATAAATGTAATCCATCAAATTTAATAGTTACTTTAGAAGAATTAGGGTCAGTTATATTGGTATCATTAAAACCTTTATCATTAACAAAAAGTTGTACCCTAAAATTGTACCCTGAAGGTTCATTCTCATAATCATTTGATATTTTTTTGGCACCTTTCATAGCTTGTACAAAATCATAGATATCATCATTTGAATCCATTTTTTTAGACCAGACGACATTAAAAACGTCATGTGTTGCAGTAGGTCTAGATCTATATACTTCAATAGAAATAACATCAGCAGCATCTAGTTTATGATAATTACCCCATACTTCATCAGATACTTTCATATCACTACAACTAACAATTATTATGATGAAGCATAATACAACCAAGACTCCTATATTGGTTCTAATCAAACTACTTACCCCTGTTCTTTACAAATGATATTTTAATTTCTTTTATTTTTCAGCATTGATAACACTTTTATATTTATTTTTCTACCACCAATTGGAGCATGAAACACTTCACCATTTCGTTCACCGTGAAAATCAGAACCTGCTGTTACGACCAATTGATATTTATTAGCTAACCTAAGATACTTCTCCTCTTCCTCAGAGCTGTGATCCGAATGGTATACTTCTAATCCATCTACCCCATGTTGAATTAACTCTTCGACCAATTCATCATTTTCATATAATCCAGGATGTGCGATCACGGCAACACCACCTGCTTGTCTTATCCAATCCACAGCTTCAGAGGGATGAATACGTGGAGGGTTTACAAACGCTTTTCCATCTTTGCCGAGATATAATTCAAATGCTTCCTTAATCGTTTTAACAATTCCTTTATGAACTAGTACTTCAGCAATATGCGGTCTTCCTACTGTTTGTCTTGTTTTTTTCTTTGGGGCCAGCTCTAAAACATCATCCATCGTAATTTCTATACCTAGATCTTGCAGTTTTTTAATCATCATGTCATTACGAATAGATCTAACATCGCGAAGTTGATCTAACCGCTCTAAAAAAATGGTATCTTCATAATTTATATAATAACCAAGTATATGAATATCCAATTTATTAGCAACAGTACTAATTTCAATACCTGGAACAACGTCAATTCCAATTTTTTCACCTTCAGCTATTGCTTGCTTTAATCCTGAAACAGTATCATGATCCGTAATTGCCACACCAGCTAAACCCTTTTCTTTTGCCATTTTTACATTTTCGCTTGGAAGATGAAGTCCATCAGACGCTAATGTATGTGTATGAAGATCTACGTATTGATTGCTATTACTCATGTTAAGTCCAACTTTCATTTAGAATATTTCGATTGTTATTTTATTTTCTTCATTCGGATTATTCTTCAGAGCTTCCCTTCACTTTTTGGGGTTGCTTATAGCCATTTACCTAAATCACGTTCTCTAAGAAATTTCAAAAAGGTGATGGCTGAAATCGGTAAAATAGCAGTGTTTATATGTACCGAATAAAAATCTCTTTTAAAAGAAATACCATGGATAGTTTTAGTATGTAACAAACCTAAGGTTTTTTCATGTTTAACAGATGAATGTGAAAGTATGGATATACCAGAACCTGATTCCACAGCTGATTTAACTGCACCTGTACTTCCTAATTCCATCACGATATTCATAGCGTTTACTTCAACCCCATGTTTAGATAATTCTTTTTCCATTACCTGTCTAGTTCCAGAACCCTGTTCCCTTAAAATAAAAGGATACTTTATTACATCTTCTAGCATTATAATATCTAATTCCAAAAGAGGATGATTTGAAGGTAAAATTAATGTAAGTTCGTCACTTAAAACAGATTCCGTTTGCAAATCTGGATGATGAATCTCCGCTTCTATTAATCCAAACGTTAATTTATGTTTTAATATTTCATCTAATATTTGAGTTGTATTATTCACTTTTAAACTGACTGAAATATCTGGATATTCAGATGAGAAGGGTCCTAAAATTCTTGGTAAAATGTATTCACCTATAGTAAGACTGGCACCCAACTGTAATCTAGCTTTTAAAGAGTGTGTAAATTTAGACATTGCCTCATCTGTTTCTTTAATTAAATGAAAGCTTTGTTTCGCATACGGCAATAAAGCCTTCCCTGCTTCAGAACAAACTACTTTTTTTGTTGTACGATGAAACAATTTAGTACCAAAGTGTTCTTCAAGCGCTTGTATTTGCATCGTTACAGCAGGTTGAGTCATATGTAAAAATTGTGCAGCCGCTGAAAAACTACCTTTTTCAGCAACCGTAAAAAAAATATGAAGTTGATGAAAATTCATGGGAATCATCCTCTCCATTTCAATCGCAACTTTTAATTAGATGCATGTATACACTATTATATATAAAGTATCCCATAAAAGTGAAGAAAAATAAAAAGTAGAGAAGAGGAATCCCCGATTGCGGATGTTACTTTCCTGCAATCGGGGATTCTTTTTAGAGATTTGTCATACTTCAGTATAATGACATGCAGCCCAATGACCCGGTTTAATCTCTTGGAATTCTGGTTTAATTTCCTCACATTTATCAGAAGCAATCGGACAACGTGTACGAAAAGCACACCCACTTGGTGGATTAATCGGGCTAGGTAAATCACCTGTTAATACAGTCCCTTCACGTTGTTCCTCAACATCTGGATCAGGTATCGGAATGGCAGACATCAGAGCTTTTGTATACGGATGTAAAGGGTCTTTGTATAGTGTGTGACTATCCGCTAGTTCCACAATATTTCCTAAGTACATGACAATGACTCTATCACTGATATGTTTCACCATAGATAAATCATGTGCAATAAATAAATATGTTAATCCAAGTTTATTTTGTAAATCCTTTAAGAGGTTTACTACTTGTGCTTGTATTGAAACGTCTAAAGCAGAGATTGGTTCATCACAAATTATAAATTTAGGATTCACTGCTAAAGCTCTTGCTATTCCAATTCTCTGCCTTTGTCCGCCTGAAAATTCGTGAGGATAACGATTTGCATGGTCAGGGTTTAAACCGACCAAATCTAATAATTCTTCAACTCTTTTTACACGATCCTGCTTACTTGAACTTAATTTATGTATATCTAACGGCTCAGCTATAATATCGCGCACCGTCATTCTGGGGTTTAAGGAAGCGTAGGGATCTTGAAAAATCATTTGCATGTCACGACGTTTTTGTTTTAATTCTTTTGAAGATAATGAGAACATATTTTCCCCATTTACTAACATTTCTCCACAAGTAGGTTCATACAAACGAAGCATCGTTCTTCCAACTGTAGATTTACCACATCCAGATTCTCCAACCATTCCTAAAGTTTCTCCATTTTGAATAGTGAAATTGACACCATCTACTGCTTTTAATACTTTACCTCTTCCAACTTGAAAGTGTTTTTTTAAATTCTTCACTTCAATTAATGGTTGATTCATAATTTCACCCCTTGTGCCATCGGATGCATTAACCAACATCTAGAATGCTGACTTTCAGAGATTTTATAGAGATCAGGATCCTCTTGTTTACAAATATTCATCGCATCGTCACAACGATCGCAAAAACCACATCCCTTTGGAGGACTAATTAAATCTGGTGGAGTGCCAAATATCGGAACTAAGGAAGTTGCTTTTTCTTGATCTAATCTTGGAATTGATCTAAGCAATCCTCTAGTATACGGATGCTGAGGACTTTTAAAAATCTCACGTTTTGTGCCTTGCTCCACTACTTTTCCTGCATACATCACAACAATACGGTCACAAAGGTCAGCTACAACCCCAAGATCATGGGTAATGAGTATTATCGACGTATTCATCTGTTTCTGGAGGTTTTTCATTAGCTTCAAAATTTGTGCTTGGATGGTCACATCCAAAGCCGTTGTTGGTTCATCCGCAATTAATAATTTCGGGTTGGATGCTAATGCGATTGCGATCATTGCCCTCTGTCTCATACCTCCGCTAAATTCATGTGGGTACTGATTGATCCGTTTCTCAGGCTGAGGGATTTCAACTAGCTTTAATAGTTCTATCGCTCTTTCAGTTGCAGCTTTTGGACTCAATCCTTGATGTTTAATAAGTCCCTCTCGAATTTGTTTCCCAACTTTCATAGTAGGATTTAATGAAGTCATTGGGTCCTGAAATATCATCCCAATTTCTTTTCCACGAATCTCAAACATATCTTTTTTGGATTTCGTAACAATTTCCTCGCCATTAAACAATATAGAACCTTGTTTGATTTCCCCTGGCGGCATCGGAATTAATTTCATTATCGTTTGAGCTGTTACACTTTTTCCACAACCTGACTCTCCAACAATCGCAACAGTCTCTCCTTTAAGCACATCGAAACTTACTCCACGAACAGCTTGTACTTCTCCAGAATAAGTCTGAAAGGATACGTGTAAATCCTTTACTTCTAACAACTTTTCCAAATGAACCACCTCCCTTATTTGCGTAATCGTGGATCAAGTGCATCACGTAATCCATCACCTAAAATATTAAATGCCAATATCGTTACACTGATAAAAAATGCTGGGAAAAATATTCTCCAAGGAAAATAACGTAATGCCTGTATCCCATCACTTGCCATCGTTCCCCAACTAGCGATCGGCGCCTGAACACCCAGCCCTAAAAAGCTTAAAAAAGCTTCTGTAAATATAGCTAATGGAATCGTTAGTGTCATCGTAACAATAATGGGTCCCATGGCATTAGGTATTAAATGTCTAAATAACAAACGTTTTGTATTTGCACCTAATGAACGTGCAGATAATACAAATTCTTGCTCCTTTAATTGAAGGATTTGCCCACGTACAATTCTTGCCATGGTGATCCAGCCTGTCACCGTCAATGCTAGGATCATAGTGCCTAATCCTTGTGGTAATACAACCATTAACATTATCACAACTAACAAATAAGGAATCCCGTACAAAATATCACAAATACGCATCATTACTTCATCTACTCGTCTACCAAAGTACCCAGCAATACTTCCATATATGATACCAATGGTCAAATCTATTAATGCTGCAACAACCCCAATAAATAGTGAAATTCTAGCACCGTACCAGGTACGAACAAACATATCTCTTCCTAAATCATCCGTTCCAAACCAATGCTCAGCCGAAGGAGCTATGTTTTTGTCTTCAAGTACTTGTCCTTGATACTCATAGGAGCTTAAAATGGGTGCAAATATAGCCACGAATACTAATATAATCAATGTAAATAAAGCAATTATAGCTAATTTATTGCTTTTTAGTCTAATCCAAACATCTTGCCAATAATTTAAACTTTCCCTGGAAATTTTCTCAGCTTGTCTTACGTCTTTTATATAAGGTTTAAAATGTTCTGGAGTTAAGGTTGTTTTATTAATATTCATTAACATCCCCTCCTTTAACTTCTCCTCCTGTAATATTAATCCTTGGATCAATAATTCCATACAACATATCCACTACAAATACCATTAACACAAGAATAATACTGTAAAAAACGGTTGTACCCATAATAACTGTATAATCTCGATTTGTTATGCTCTGGACAAACTGAGTACCTAATCCAGGGATGCCATAAATATTTTCCACTACAAAACTACCTGTTAGTATACCAGCAGTTAAAGGACCTAAATAAGTAACTACTGGGAGAATAGCATTGCGAATCGCATGTTTAATTAAAACCATACTCTCTTTTAACCCCTTGGCTCTCGCTGTTTTAATATAATCCTGCTGTAAAACCTCCAACATGTTAGAACGTGTTAAACGAGCAATAAAAGCGATTGGAAGTGCGGATAATGATAATGCGGGGAGTACATGGTGTAAAGGGGTTTCAAATCTTCCTGCTGGAAAAATATCCAGCTGTATGGCAAAAACATATTGTAAAAATACCGCCAGAATAAAGCTAGGAACAGACATACCAATCACAGCGATTACCATTGCTGAATAATCCTGAAATTTATTATGATATAATGCCGCTAATACGCCAAAAAACAATCCTAAAGCGATGGATAAAAATAATGCCTCTAACCCTAAAACTAACGAAATTTTAAATGTTCTGTTAATGATATCATTCACTGTTTCCGCTTTATATCTAAAAGAAGGACCTAGATCCCAGGTTACTACTGATTTAACATAATCAAAATATTGTATAACTAGAGGTTTATCTAAGCCATAATGCGCTTCTAAAGTTTTTAGAATTTCTACTGGAACTTTTTTTTCAGCTGAAAAGGGTCCACCAGGAACAGCTCTCATTAAGAAAAAGGTTGCTGATATAATAATCCAAAGCGAGATCAAAACAAAAATCAAGCGACGTAAAAGAAACCTAGTCAAACCGTGCCACCTCCATTTTTACAAATAATGTATCTAAATAGTCTTTAAGGTATATGGAGTTTCTCCATATACCTTAAAGTCATAAAGTCTGTTTTATTTAAATGATATTATTATTCAAAATGTGCCCATTTTAAATCCGTATTTCCTAAACTATCAAGGAAGATATCTTTTATTTCAAGATTAGAAACATAGTTATAAGTATAATAATACACTGGAGCTATTGGCATTTCGTCCATGAAGATCGCTTCTGCATCTTTTAAAAGTTGAGTTCTAGTTGTTACATCCCCCTCAGAATAGGTTAGATCTAACAAACTAGTGTACTCATCATTGTGCCAACGAGTGTTGTTGTTTCCGCCTAATTCCTTAAATATTTCAAGAAAGTTGATCGGATCGTTGAAATCACCAATCCAACCATAACGAGCGATTTGGTAATCCCCTTCATCAATTTGATCTAGGTAAACTCCCCATTCCGCATTTTCTAGTGTTAGTTCAATTCCAAAAACCTGTCTCCATTGCTCTTGAACCGCTTGAGCAATTTTTTGATGTCCTTCACTAGTATTGTGGCTAAGCACTAATGGAGGCAAATCAGCTGCGCTGGCATATCCTAACTCTTCAAGAGCATCATCAAATAACTGCTTTGCCATTTCTATATTATTATCTTGAAAATAAGGTTCTTTAACTAACTCCATATTTGGAGGAACAAGCCCCATTGCAGGGATTTGCTCACCTTGCGCTACGTGGTCAATAATAGATTGACGATCAATTGCGTATGCAAACGCCTGACGCATTTTTTTATTATTGAAAGGTTCTTTTTCTACATTAAATTTATACATATAAGTTCCAGTTCGAATTTGAGTAGTTAATAATCCTTGATCTTTTAAAATTGGTAATGAGTCTGTAGGTAAAGAAGAAAACGGAGATCCTGCCCAATCTAATTCCCCATCTTCATATAAAGCTAAAACGGTGCCCTCATCTTCAACTACAGCATATATGATTCGATCTAACTGTACTGTATCTGCGTCCCAATAATCATCATTTTTAACTAGCTGAACTTCATTACCATGCTCCCAAATATCCAATTTGAAAGGACCATTGCTAACATATAAATCACCAGCATCATTAGCCCATGTTTCATTAGCTTCTACAATTTTTTTATTTACTGGTTTATACGTTGTAAATGCTAAGAGCTCCATGATATAAGGAGTTGGGTTTTCAAGTGTAACTTCTAGCGTTTTATCATCTATCGCTTTTACCCCAACATCATCCATGCTTCCTTCTCCTGTATTGGCTGCTTCCGCATTTTTAATGTAATAAAGCTGATATGCATAATCTGCTGCAAATGCTGGTTCCAATACACGTTTCCAAGCATATTCATAATCATGAGCTGTTACTGGATCACCATTTGTCCAACTGTGATCTCTTAAAGTAAACGTATAGGTTAAATAATCATCTGAGATTTCTAAGTTTTCAGCTCCTGCTAAAGCAGGACCATCAGGAGTAACACGGGTTAAACCTTCAAAAACTCCACGAAGAACAGTAGATGAAGTTGTATCAGTTGCTTGACCTGGATCTAAAGTGGGTGGTTCACTTGGAAAACTTGCACGAAATACTTTTTCTGTCATTTCTTCACCAGGTGTATTTGCTTCATCATTATCATCTTTTTGATCATTAGTATCATCTGTCTTCTCAACCTCTTCTGGTTCTGTCGTCGTATCTTCAGAACATCCGACTAAAGCTAACCCCATTACAAATATTAAAGCTAAAACTGTCAGGAAACTTATTTTGAACCCCTTTTTCATCATTTATTTCCCCCTTATTTTTTTTGCCATCATCTATCGAATTTATGATAGTTTTAAGGAAAAATGATCCACTTGAATAAAAGCACTCAACCAAATGAAGCAAAACTCTCTTTCTACATTACAATTTAACAAGCGGATCTGCTTTTGTATTTTAAAAAACTTTATCCGGGGAGATTTAGTATTCATAAAATAAGCACTATTTTTTCCTAAACTTTCTAAATACGAAAAATGTGACCGTGTTCATAACTATTTATATTAAATTAATACATTTATATAACTAAAAATTAGGACAAATTATTATATTATTAATCATTCCTAAAAAAAAAGCTCTCCATTTGGAGAGCTTTAAAAGAAATCACCCATGAATGACTTTATTGTTGTCATTGATGGGTGATATTTATATTAATTATATTCTGCTTTATAACGTTTATATTCAGTTTCAGAACAATATACAAAATGTCCAGGTTTAATCTCTTTCAAAGAGGCTTCACCATTATTGTATTGATGTTGAGTAGGATCGTAAATGATACGTTTCCTAGATCTCTCATGTTCAGGATCAGGTAATGGAATCGCTGACAAAAGTGATTTTGTATATGGGTGAATCGGGTTTTCATAAAGCTCATCGCTTTCAGCAAGTTCCACAATTTTCCCTTGATACATTACCCCAATTCGATCACTGATATATTTAACCATCGATAAATCATGAGCTATAAATAAATAAGTTAATTTTTTTTCCTTCTGCAGCTTTTTCAAAAGATTGATGACCTGTGCTTGTATAGAAACGTCTAAGGCAGAAATAGGTTCATCTGCTATGATAAATTCAGGATCAACAGCGAGTGCTCTAGCAATACCTATCCGTTGACGCTGCCCTCCACTAAACTCATGAGGATATCTATTTGCATGTTCTTCATTTAATCCAACCGTTTTAAGCAAATCGTATACTCGATTCATTCTATCCTCTTTAGAAGAGGCTAACCCATGTACATCTATACCTTCAGCAATAATGTCAGAAACCTTCATACGTGGATTCAGTGATGCATATGGATCTTGGAAAATCATTTGCATCTTTCGATTAAAAGCTTTTAAATCACTTTTTGATTTTTTTCCATGCACATCAATACCATCATATATAATATGACCATCTGTAGCATTGTATAAACGAATGATCGTACGTCCTGTAGTAGACTTTCCACAGCCAGATTCTCCAACTAGTCCAAAAGTTTCACCTTTATATACATCAAATGAAATACCATCAACAGCTTTTATTACATTATGTTTAGATATTTCAAAGTGCTGTTTCATGTTCTTTATTTCTAACAGCTTTTGTTTACTCATTTGTGATCACTCGCTTTCGAACCTGACTTAGACAGTTGTTTCTTCTCTTTCAATCGCTGAATAAATGCAGGTGGCTCAACCTCAGGAGCATTTTCATGCAACAACCACGTTGCAGCAAAATGAGTATTTGAAACTTTAAACATTGGTGGTTCCTTCTCTAAATCAATCTTTAATGCATATTCGTTTCTCACTGCAAATGCATCTCCTGTTGGCGGTTTAATTAAATTTGGAGGTGATCCAGGAATTGCGTAGAGTTCATCATCACTTGTTTCCAAGCTAGGCATAGAACTAAGCAGACCCCACGTATATGGGTGCTGTGGGTTATAAAAAATTTCATCCACAGTACCGATTTCCACAACTTTTCCACCATACATAACTGCAACACGATCAGCTACATTGGCAACAACACCTAAGTCATGTGTAATAAATATAATAGATGTATCCATTTTCTTTTGGAGATCTTTCATTAACTCTAAAATTTGTGCTTGTATGGTTACATCAAGCGCAGTAGTGGGTTCATCAGCTAATAATACTTTAGGATTACAAGCAAGAGCGATCGCAATCACAACACGCTGACGCATGCCACCTGAAAATTGATGAGGAAATTCATTTATACGAACCTCTGGCTGCGGGATACCAACTAAACCTAACAATTCTATCGCTCGTTCTTTAGCAGCACTTGAGCTTAGATTTTGATGTTTAATTAAACCTTCCATAATTTGTTTCCCAACTTTCATCGTTGGGTTTAAAGATGTCATCGGGTCTTGAAATATCATTGAGATTTCTTTACCACGAACTTTCTGCATCTCTTTTTCAGAAAGTTTGGCTAAATCTTTCCCTTCAAAAAGGATCTCTCCTTCTTTAATTCTCCCTGGTGGAGTAGGAATAAGACGCATTATTGTCTTTGACGTAACTGATTTACCAGAACCTGATTCACCTACGATTGCTAAAGTCTCCCCTTTATGAAGATCAAAGTTAACACCTCGAACAGCTTGGACTTCACCAGCAAACGTATCAAATGAAACATGCATATTTTTCACTTCAAGTATCTTTTCCATATTTACCACCTACCTTTATTAGTCACGCATTTTTGGATCAAGCGCATCACGCAGCCCATCCGCAACAAGATTGAATGCAATCATGATCAAACTGATAACTATTGATGGAAATAGCAATATATGAGGATATATTTGTAATGATCTAAATCCATCTTCAATTAACGTACCTAATGACGCTATCGGAGCAGGCAAACCTAAACCGATAAAACTTAAAAACGCTTCAGTAAAAATCGCGCTTGGAATCGTAAACATCGTATTGATGATAATTACGCCTGTAATATTAGGTATTAAATGTTGCATGATAATCTTAGAATCTTTAGACCCTAACGTTTTTGACGCTAATACAAACTCTTGATTTTTCAATTTTAAAATTTGCCCACGTACAACACGAGACATCCCGAGCCAACCTGTTATGGTCATGGCTACTGTAATAGTTAATATGCCTGGTTCTAGTATAAGGATTATTAATATAACTACGATTAAAAATGGAATTCCGATCAATACTTCAACGATACGTTGCATAATAAGATCTACTCTGCCACCGTAATATGCGGATATCCCTCCGTAGGCAACACCGATAACCATATCAATAGATGCAGCTAAAAGTGCAATGTATAAAGAAATTCGTGTTCCTTCCCACGTTCTTGTCCACAAATCACGTCCTAAACCATCTGTTCCAAACCAAAAGTACTCTTCTACTTCTTTTTGCTCATACATATCAATACGT
The window above is part of the Chengkuizengella sediminis genome. Proteins encoded here:
- a CDS encoding ABC transporter ATP-binding protein, yielding MNQPLIEVKNLKKHFQVGRGKVLKAVDGVNFTIQNGETLGMVGESGCGKSTVGRTMLRLYEPTCGEMLVNGENMFSLSSKELKQKRRDMQMIFQDPYASLNPRMTVRDIIAEPLDIHKLSSSKQDRVKRVEELLDLVGLNPDHANRYPHEFSGGQRQRIGIARALAVNPKFIICDEPISALDVSIQAQVVNLLKDLQNKLGLTYLFIAHDLSMVKHISDRVIVMYLGNIVELADSHTLYKDPLHPYTKALMSAIPIPDPDVEEQREGTVLTGDLPSPINPPSGCAFRTRCPIASDKCEEIKPEFQEIKPGHWAACHYTEV
- a CDS encoding selenium metabolism-associated LysR family transcriptional regulator, which translates into the protein MPMNFHQLHIFFTVAEKGSFSAAAQFLHMTQPAVTMQIQALEEHFGTKLFHRTTKKVVCSEAGKALLPYAKQSFHLIKETDEAMSKFTHSLKARLQLGASLTIGEYILPRILGPFSSEYPDISVSLKVNNTTQILDEILKHKLTFGLIEAEIHHPDLQTESVLSDELTLILPSNHPLLELDIIMLEDVIKYPFILREQGSGTRQVMEKELSKHGVEVNAMNIVMELGSTGAVKSAVESGSGISILSHSSVKHEKTLGLLHTKTIHGISFKRDFYSVHINTAILPISAITFLKFLRERDLGKWL
- a CDS encoding PHP domain-containing protein is translated as MSNSNQYVDLHTHTLASDGLHLPSENVKMAKEKGLAGVAITDHDTVSGLKQAIAEGEKIGIDVVPGIEISTVANKLDIHILGYYINYEDTIFLERLDQLRDVRSIRNDMMIKKLQDLGIEITMDDVLELAPKKKTRQTVGRPHIAEVLVHKGIVKTIKEAFELYLGKDGKAFVNPPRIHPSEAVDWIRQAGGVAVIAHPGLYENDELVEELIQHGVDGLEVYHSDHSSEEEEKYLRLANKYQLVVTAGSDFHGERNGEVFHAPIGGRKINIKVLSMLKNKRN
- a CDS encoding ABC transporter ATP-binding protein gives rise to the protein MEKLLEVKDLHVSFQTYSGEVQAVRGVSFDVLKGETVAIVGESGCGKSVTAQTIMKLIPMPPGEIKQGSILFNGEEIVTKSKKDMFEIRGKEIGMIFQDPMTSLNPTMKVGKQIREGLIKHQGLSPKAATERAIELLKLVEIPQPEKRINQYPHEFSGGMRQRAMIAIALASNPKLLIADEPTTALDVTIQAQILKLMKNLQKQMNTSIILITHDLGVVADLCDRIVVMYAGKVVEQGTKREIFKSPQHPYTRGLLRSIPRLDQEKATSLVPIFGTPPDLISPPKGCGFCDRCDDAMNICKQEDPDLYKISESQHSRCWLMHPMAQGVKL
- a CDS encoding Rqc2 family fibronectin-binding protein codes for the protein MAIDGLVIHALIHELQNCVGGRINKIYQPNEHDIRLHIRAQGKNQKLILSANPTYPRAHLTEGSSRNPMEAPMFCMLLRKHCENGIIESIHQIELERIFHIKVRQRDELGDFNRKVIVVEIMGRHSNIILLDLEKNIIFDSIHHINALINRHRVVLPGAEYITPPDQGKINPLNCSEDQMNELFRNTEFGEEEKSWQFILNNFSGISPITAKEIVSRCEISLNCLVNELLKNEQQKQKLIKTFIRLMQQLKNNQYQPTILETSNKILFNILELTHVQGKMTSFNSIHQCLDEYFGSKVERDIMRQKVGDLLKLIQNEKNKNIKKLKKLNRTIEQAEEADMYRIYGELLTASLHEINRGDKEIEVINYYDEDQSKIKIPLNQKLSPSENAQSYFKKYTKSKNSVSVVKEQIEVTQKEVEYLDTILQQMSSASLGDIDEIKEELIEQGYIRKRNTGKKKKKKNDKPSLTCYTSSEGIQIYVGKNNLQNEYLTNRFASYKDTWLHTKDIPGSHVVIKSTEFGEKTLEEAAMIAAYFSKAKESSQVPVDYTLIRHVRKPNGSKPGYVIYDNQKTVFITPEEEVIKKMEQCMK